In a genomic window of Mycolicibacter heraklionensis:
- a CDS encoding NYN domain-containing protein, which produces MTSPDLDAAPTDADPTADGEPTRRVLLVWDAPNLDMGLGAILGRRPTGVERPRFDALGRWLLNRTAEIAANHPQMKVEPEATVFTNIAPGSADVVRPWVEALRNVGFAVFAKPKIDEDSDVDSDMLEHIALRKEQGLMAVAVASADGQAFREPLEELCGLGIAVQVLGFREHASWALASDTLEFVDLEDIPGVFRERLPRISLDSLPEQGAWLQPFRPLSSLLTSRE; this is translated from the coding sequence CCTGGATGCCGCCCCGACCGACGCCGACCCGACCGCTGACGGGGAACCGACCCGTCGGGTACTGCTGGTGTGGGACGCCCCCAACCTGGACATGGGTCTGGGCGCGATTCTCGGCAGGCGCCCGACCGGGGTGGAGCGGCCCCGGTTCGATGCGCTGGGCCGCTGGCTGCTGAACCGCACCGCGGAGATCGCGGCGAATCACCCGCAGATGAAGGTCGAACCCGAGGCCACCGTCTTCACCAACATCGCACCGGGCAGCGCCGACGTCGTCCGGCCGTGGGTGGAGGCGTTGCGTAACGTGGGTTTCGCGGTCTTTGCCAAGCCGAAGATCGATGAGGACAGTGATGTCGACTCCGACATGCTCGAACACATCGCGCTGCGGAAAGAGCAGGGATTGATGGCGGTGGCCGTGGCCTCCGCCGACGGTCAGGCGTTCCGGGAACCGCTGGAAGAACTCTGCGGACTCGGCATAGCCGTTCAGGTGCTCGGATTTCGCGAACATGCGAGCTGGGCGCTAGCCTCGGATACCTTGGAGTTCGTCGACCTGGAGGACATCCCTGGTGTGTTCCGGGAGCGGCTGCCGCGGATCAGCCTGGATTCGCTGCCGGAGCAGGGAGCGTGGCTCCAGCCGTTCCGGCCGCTGAGCTCACTGCTGACCTCGCGAGAGTGA